A single window of Microbispora hainanensis DNA harbors:
- a CDS encoding MSMEG_0569 family flavin-dependent oxidoreductase, with protein MESAAEPSTPAGTPRIAGAHYPVAVVGGGQAGLSISHCLGRRGIEHVVIEARRIGHEWRERRWDSFCLVTPNWQCDLPGFPYRGPDPDGFMVREEIVRYLEDYAASFGPPLAEGVRVTRLRRAASGTFELATTAGDLTADQVVVATGPYHAPAVPRLAERLPAEITQVHSSRYRRPGQLPEGAVLVIGTGQSGCQIAEDLHLAGRRVHLAVGSAPRVARFYRGRDCVAWLHDMGHYARTIDEFDDADAVRLRANHYVTGRDGGRDIDLRAFARDGMRLYGRLTGVTGTTLEFADDLKDNLDRADAVAEGIKDAIDAYIADRGIDAPAEPRYVPVWEPGEPVRALDPAAAGITSVVWATGFTRDHRWIEIPAFDGRGYPMHWRGVTSCPGLYFLGLPWQHTWGSGRFEAVGRDAEFLAGHIEASRRLADVCGALTGAPAELSPALPVG; from the coding sequence ATGGAATCGGCGGCAGAGCCCAGCACACCGGCCGGCACACCGCGGATCGCCGGCGCCCACTATCCGGTCGCGGTCGTCGGCGGCGGCCAGGCCGGGCTGTCGATCAGCCACTGCCTGGGCCGGCGCGGCATCGAGCATGTCGTCATCGAGGCACGGCGGATCGGCCACGAGTGGCGTGAGCGCCGCTGGGACTCCTTCTGCCTGGTCACCCCCAACTGGCAGTGCGACCTGCCGGGCTTCCCCTATCGCGGGCCCGACCCGGACGGTTTCATGGTCCGGGAGGAGATCGTCCGCTATCTGGAGGACTACGCCGCCTCCTTCGGTCCCCCGCTCGCCGAGGGCGTGCGCGTCACACGATTACGCAGGGCCGCGAGCGGGACGTTCGAGCTCGCGACCACCGCCGGGGATCTGACCGCCGACCAGGTCGTGGTGGCCACCGGCCCCTACCACGCGCCCGCCGTACCCCGCCTGGCCGAGCGGCTGCCCGCGGAGATCACGCAGGTCCACTCCTCGCGGTATCGCCGTCCCGGACAACTTCCCGAGGGCGCGGTGCTCGTGATCGGCACCGGGCAGTCGGGCTGCCAGATCGCCGAAGACCTGCATCTGGCCGGGCGGCGGGTCCACCTCGCCGTCGGGAGCGCGCCCCGGGTCGCCCGCTTCTACCGGGGCCGGGACTGCGTGGCGTGGCTGCACGACATGGGCCACTACGCCAGGACCATCGACGAGTTCGACGACGCGGACGCCGTACGCCTGCGGGCCAACCACTACGTCACCGGACGCGACGGCGGGCGCGACATCGACCTGCGGGCCTTCGCCCGCGACGGCATGCGCCTGTACGGCCGGCTGACCGGCGTCACCGGCACCACGCTGGAGTTCGCGGACGACCTCAAGGACAACCTCGACAGGGCCGACGCGGTGGCCGAGGGGATCAAGGACGCCATCGACGCGTACATCGCCGATCGCGGCATCGACGCCCCCGCCGAGCCCCGCTACGTGCCCGTGTGGGAACCGGGCGAGCCGGTACGCGCCCTCGACCCGGCGGCGGCCGGGATCACCTCGGTCGTCTGGGCGACCGGGTTCACCCGCGACCACCGCTGGATCGAGATCCCCGCCTTCGACGGCCGGGGCTATCCGATGCACTGGCGCGGCGTGACGAGCTGTCCCGGGCTGTACTTCCTCGGTCTGCCCTGGCAGCACACCTGGGGCTCCGGCCGGTTCGAGGCGGTGGGCCGGGACGCCGAGTTCCTGGCCGGTCACATCGAGGCGTCGCGGCGGCTCGCCGACGTCTGCGGCGCGCTGACCGGCGCGCCCGCCGAGC
- a CDS encoding FAD-dependent monooxygenase gives MKAIVCGAGIAGTALAWHLERDGWGVELVERAPVFREGGYMIDFYGPGLEAAERMGLRPGLEEVRHPVNEIGYVDGSGRETSRLVVKAGFAEVVSLLRGDLARVLAEQVRAPVRYGTTVAAVRQDDSGVEVELTDGTRREADLLVGADGVHSRVRELVFGPEERFIRYLGHHVAAYVVEDEDLSRLVGPRYRMLTVPHLMAGAYAVGEDRLALLFLRHEPDPAVPADPAASLREHFGHLGWIMPEVLGRCPQPPELYYDQVTQVEAPQWSSGRVVLLGDACQAVSLFAGHGASLAVAAAWVLAGELRAASSGDLSPALDRYAARMRPVVTDVQAFGRRFLPWMAPPSRLRITARDWMLRLASLPGADRLFMNSFTPGGHRLIT, from the coding sequence ATGAAAGCGATCGTCTGCGGCGCCGGGATAGCGGGCACGGCCCTGGCCTGGCACCTGGAGCGCGACGGCTGGGGCGTCGAACTGGTCGAGCGCGCCCCGGTGTTCCGCGAGGGCGGATACATGATCGACTTCTATGGCCCGGGGCTGGAGGCGGCCGAGCGGATGGGGCTACGCCCCGGGCTGGAGGAGGTCCGTCACCCCGTCAACGAGATCGGTTACGTCGACGGCTCCGGACGGGAGACCAGCCGTCTCGTCGTCAAGGCCGGTTTCGCCGAGGTGGTCAGCCTGCTGCGGGGCGACCTCGCCCGCGTGCTCGCCGAGCAGGTGCGCGCGCCGGTGCGGTACGGCACGACGGTCGCGGCCGTCCGGCAGGACGACAGCGGCGTCGAGGTCGAGCTGACCGACGGCACCCGGCGCGAGGCGGACCTGCTGGTCGGCGCCGACGGCGTGCACTCGCGGGTCAGGGAGCTGGTCTTCGGCCCCGAGGAGCGTTTCATCCGCTATCTCGGCCACCACGTCGCCGCGTACGTGGTCGAGGACGAGGACCTCAGCCGGCTCGTCGGCCCGCGCTACCGGATGCTGACCGTGCCGCATCTGATGGCCGGCGCCTACGCGGTGGGCGAGGACCGGCTCGCCCTGCTGTTCCTGCGCCACGAGCCCGACCCCGCCGTTCCCGCCGATCCGGCCGCCTCGCTGCGCGAGCACTTCGGGCATCTCGGCTGGATCATGCCCGAGGTCCTGGGCAGGTGCCCGCAGCCACCGGAGCTGTACTACGACCAGGTCACCCAGGTCGAGGCGCCGCAGTGGAGCAGCGGCCGGGTGGTCCTGCTCGGCGACGCCTGCCAGGCGGTCTCTCTGTTCGCCGGGCACGGCGCGTCGCTCGCGGTGGCCGCGGCGTGGGTGCTCGCCGGCGAGCTGCGCGCGGCCTCCTCCGGTGACCTGTCCCCCGCGCTCGATCGGTACGCGGCGCGCATGCGGCCGGTCGTCACCGACGTCCAGGCGTTCGGCCGCCGCTTCCTCCCCTGGATGGCGCCACCGAGCCGCCTGCGCATCACGGCCCGCGACTGGATGCTCCGGCTGGCCTCCCTTCCCGGGGCAGACCGGCTCTTCATGAACTCCTTCACCCCCGGCGGGCACCGCCTGATCACATGA